The Bombus terrestris chromosome 9, iyBomTerr1.2, whole genome shotgun sequence genome contains a region encoding:
- the LOC100645494 gene encoding dynein regulatory complex subunit 2, which yields MLRRRKNKSSKFARMNEEERVRYMQHRLEFELEAKRRKQQLIAIFTKNKLKREEVFSKLNIAKINEKWRYVLRQIKCKELHKNVKHLHTTFDRAIRTKDATISYLYNELKIADADHRKLQETHILLINNIIGKYKQKLTELHDTCTFNNSKTNNMVELTELRNHMEQCYKEISNNISRKSTIFNHTQTIRKTYNAVNIFNILYLEEDMTSNLLHQSFSNIEKFWEQLYKIINEYQRIVENKRTQYEYLKEQDNIHRMCILRYPKVCLQLQSIIESLKGNVHILSQKRNEKIAKLQITDIKIKEKYKNIKYELTITQMINSVQLKKLAIKSNEVLKHLQRLMEKGCTILEIIKICANLEPLFFNLKKYFIQNTVYNECADTNIPESCAKISNFWEYYNYTKVNNIMLRKESNKLCRENKKLKHKLQAYFLVDSGLIYPITLSLT from the exons AtgttaagaagaagaaaaaataaaagtagtaAATTTGCTCGAATGAACGAAGAGGAACGTGTACGTTATATGCAACATAGACTTGAATTTGAGTTAGAAGCCAAAAGACGTAAACAACAATTAATCGCTATTTTTACtaag aataaattaaaacGCGAAGaggtattttcaaaattaaatattgccaaaattaatgaaaagtgGAGGTATGTTTTGCGTCAAATAAAATGTAAGGAacttcataaaaatgtaaaacatcTCCATACAACTTTTGATAGAGCAATAAGAACTAAAGATGCaacaatttcttatttatataatgaattaaaaatagcaGATGCAGATCACAGAAAACTTCAAGAAacacatattttattaatcaataatataattG gaaaatacaaacaaaaattGACAGAGTTACATGATACATGTACATTCAATAATTCTAAAACAAATAATATGGTAGAGTTAACTGAATTGAGAAATCACATGGAACAGTGCTATaaggaaatttctaataatataagCAGAAAAAGTACAATTTTTAATCATACACAAACTATAAGAAAAACATACAATGccgttaatatttttaatattttgtacttg gAAGAAGATATGACATCAAATCTTCTGCATCAGTCTTTTTCAAACATAGAAAAATTCTGGGAacagttatataaaataataaatgaatatcaaAGAATAGTTGAAAACAAAAGAACACAGTATGAGTATTTAAAAGAACAAGATAACATTCATCGAATGTGTATATTGCGGTATCCGAAAGTATGCTTACAGTTACAAAGTATTATTGAAAGTTTAAAAGGCAATGTACACATATTATcacaaaaaagaaatgaaaaaattgcaaaactCCAAATaactgatataaaaataaaggaaaaatacaaaaatattaaatatgaattaaCTATAACTCAAATGATAAATTCTGTACAGTTAAAAAAATTGGCTATTAAAAGCAATGAAGTATTAAAA caTTTACAAAGACTTATGGAAAAAGGTTGCACAattcttgaaataattaaaatatgcgCTAATTTGGAACCTTTATTTTTTAacttgaagaaatattttatacaaaatacagTATATAATGAATGTGCTGATACTAAt atTCCTGAATCATGTGCTAAAATCAGTAACTTTTgggaatattataattatacaaaagtaaataatattatgttGAGGAAAGAAAGTAACAAGCTTTGCagagagaataaaaaattaaaacataaattGCAAGCATACTTCTTGGTGGATTCTGGCTTAATATATCCAATTACTCTATCTTTGACTTGA
- the LOC100648401 gene encoding THO complex subunit 5 homolog → MGKENDSDNTKKRRKSVSGNSGISLKDGDIYKVIISYEEKEAIERLPENDSESFLSTCDNIRAAMNKIAKLKTTGDVNAKDEIHELQIQTSLAFIELKKLNRMEKFRTKFARDSLISSKSSVDSRHLHLQNLLYEVMHLKKEVVKCLQFKSKDELIQLVSEEEFYKEAPENISRLEITKHNPHQLRLARLEWELTQRKQLAALCDELTENKKAVALSIESKQTRLDNLAPQLRTILEASKPLQESLGLLLDKVRQEHHKATLLASPLYVLYAKASAYRDAYDNSIIVKVEGDEEEAKRANNQDGLQESDSDAETVSENVTEETPVHKKRHHRLSREARQEEKRTKLLQRHPLNVKIIIKLKNETKLTLQFYYMMSLKVVTVESKLKTDGIMGISTGDMLISESILRELYPRDLGLESPNPANYYQLNRHNLGQFSSLGLGIPYKWAQRMAGLHFISLDTREQKFTSCEITQDSVECVLREIKRRVIARLELCTEIRQLECGNFPNFTANNDILPQKLSTILQKFSTISWSNYCNSVNPIFQEQGLVSSLDIFYEAILRRGNNELIARIAIKPDYPKIAPVFNISINPIVPASVDILRDIEREVNVMWIKPPTLSAQLQRLRACFDIYLESETIIPKEKIFFHPVKGRIRARPYKYLELGGGIFIHR, encoded by the exons ATGGGCAAAGAAAATGATTCTGATAAtacaaaaaaaaggagaaaatcaGTTAGTGGAAATTCTGGAATATCTCTGAAAGACGGAGATATATATAAG GTTATAATTAGTTATGAAGAAAAGGAAGCTATAGAACGTTTACCAGAAAATGACTCTGAAAGTTTTCTCTCTACCTGTGATAATATCCGTGCGGCTatgaataaaattgcaaaattaaaaaCCACTGGGGATGTAAAC GCTAAAGATGAAATACATGAACTTCAGATTCAAACATCATTAGCATTTATTGAACTAAAAAAATTGAATAGAATGGAAAAATTCCGTACAAAATTTGCAAGAGATTCTCTTATATCTTCAAAAAGTTCTGTCGATAGCAgacatttacatttacaaaacCTGTTATATGAAGTAATGCATTTAAAGAAAGAAGTTGTTAAATGTCTTCAATTCAa GTCTAAAGATGAATTGATACAACTTGTATCAGAAGAAGAATTTTACAAGGAAGCACCTGAAAATATTTCCAGGCtg GAAATAACAAAACATAATCCTCATCAACTAAGACTAGCACGCCTAGAATGGGAATTAACGCAAAGAAAACAACTAGCCGCTTTGTGTGATGAATTGACAGAGAATAAAAAGGCAGTAGCACTGAGTATCGAATCAAAACAAACTCGACTTGATAATCTTGCTCCACAACTTCGCACTATATTAGAA GCAAGCAAGCCATTACAAGAAAGTCTTGGTTTGTTGTTGGATAAAGTTAGACAAGAACATCATAAAGCGACATTACTTGCATCACCACTATATGTTCTTTATGCAAAGGCATCTGCATACAGAGATGCATATG ATAATTCTATAATAGTAAAAGTAGAAGGTGATGAAGAAGAAGCAAAGCGTGCAAATAATCAGGATGGATTACAAGAATCTGATTCAGATGCTGAAACTGTCTCTGAAAATGTTACAGAAGAAACACCTGTACATAAAAAAAGACATCATAGGTTATCTAGAGAAGCTAggcaagaagagaaaagaacaaAACTGTTACAAAGGCATCCTTTAAACGTaaagataattattaaattgaaaa ATGAAACAAAACTGACATTGCAATTTTATTACATGATGTCTCTGAAAGTTGTAACTGTGgaatcaaaattaaaaactgATGGTATTATGGGCATTAGTACAGG agaTATGCTTATATCAGAATCGATTTTACGGGAGTTATATCCACGAGATTTAGGATTAGAGAGCCCAAATCCTGCTAATTATTATCAGTTGAATCGGCATAATTTAGGCCAATTTTCATCACTTGGATTAGGAATCCCATATAAATGGGCACAAAGAATGGCTggattacattttatttcactGGATACGAGAGAgcaaaaa TTTACGAGTTGTGAAATAACACAAGATAGTGTTGAATGTGTGTTGAGAGAAATCAAAAGACGTGTAATAGCAAGATTAGAGTTATGTACGgagattagacaattagaatgcGGAAATTTCCCAAACTTTACTGCTAATAACGATATTTTACCACAAAAACTTAgtacaattttacaaaaattctcaacaatttcATGGAGTAATTATTGTAATAGTGTAAATCCCATTTTTCAAGAACAAGGATTAGTATCTTCATTGGATATCTTTTATGAGGCTATACTTCGTCGGGGCAATA ATGAATTAATTGCAAGAATAGCTATAAAACCAGATTATCCAAAAATAGCACCAGTAtttaatataagtataaatCCTATAGTACCTGCATCTGTGGATATTTTAAGAGATATTGAAAGGGAAGTAAATGTCATGTGGATAAAACCGCCGACATTATCTGCGCAACTTCAGCGATTACGAGCATGTTTCGACATTTATTTGGAATCTGAAACTATTATACCAAAAGAAAAGATCTTCTTCCATCCTGTAAAAGGTCGTATTCGTGCTAGACCATATAAATATTTAGAGCTAGGTGGTGGAATTTTTATTCATCGTTAA
- the LOC100648098 gene encoding structural maintenance of chromosomes protein 4 encodes MVEENRINESLPKANMEVNEENVLHEDEEGGIKVDDDIYIPPPLKVINEVDVNGPRLMITKIVNENFKSYGGTQVIGPFHKCFSAIVGPNGSGKSNVIDSMLFVFGYRASKIRSKKISVLIHNSNEYQDVNSCTVSVYFQKIIDKLQMDYDIVPNSEFVISRTAFKDNSSYYELNKKKVQFKEIAKLLRSYGVDLDHNRFLILQGEVEQIAMMKPKAQNENDTGMLEFLEDIIGTVRYKEPLEKLSNKIELLSEHRVEKLNRLKIVEKEKAALEEPMQEAIQYLQLENAITKLQHQLYCYQRFETSKEIMEQENKINEMDKDLSDLLNKMEEIYRDKEQKNKVIKEKSATWNNLQKRKDEIATEFDKIRKYDESLHAELVETNKRRKANIASLKTEKSKLEELYRVPEKSIKDIQECEELAEKHSKNKEKEEVVLEKLMAELSKKTKPLLNDRSELEKELISLRKDVNQAQAAFDIAKSELELYTSIELTEKEKLEKLKDSLKLTIDNLMTRKEQLHSLENKIPSSEGELIKAQQDLKEMKTKEIEMTSKLKRMRISFEEQKLAMQANKSRNKIIDSLMREKREGRIPGVFGRLGDLGAIDSKYDIAVSTACGPLDNIVVDTVTTAQTCITFLRQNDIGRATFIPLEKQQRLVSKCKQRIQTPENVPRLFDLIQVEDERVLPAFYYGLQDTLVANDLDQATRIAYGYKRFRVVTLKGELIELSGTMSGGGKTAMKGRMGQKVVRNEICIADIETLESDLNKICEECNQLKARSQSLENHIHTLNVGLKEMKVNKEKLYIEVKTLSEQEPSLLAQIKVQEKRAVELISNPQKVQQLKEVMNSAKETLENVQKNSKTVENQVIRINKEIDTLSGSSVKSQQKKVADLSKAIDTAKAEICRLQVAIKTAERNVKKTEQRIECLENDVRTCEQRLRDIQKEKQKLEEQGKEYLKKLEEFTEALLERDEAMSSFKEELDILQARENKLKAIKIDLDQKLKEHRNTIKGLNQKIPDFARKIANLKLQIIPGENVEELKELTEEELNELEEKVLIGNLQKAKKKLPMEVPNMQLIAEYKEKDALYLQRAADLEKITTERNRIRDIYEIARRRKIQEFLAGFTIITDKLKEMYQMITLGGDAELELVDSLDPFSEGIAFSVRPPKKSWKNICNLSGGEKTLSSLALVFALHHYKPTPLYFMDEIDAALDFKNVSIVGNYIKERTKNAQFIIISLRSNMFELADYLVGIYKTYNCTKSVTVDLKKYYEKNGIVPPTQISSKSLYSTQTQQFAMQSQHKENCTTQNMNTVQNTEKVREPNGNAVELPELGLCPTPKKAPSENTHTNINNSNINDGNTCGRPLKKKRKI; translated from the exons ATGGTCGAGGAAAATCGTATTAATGAAAGTCTTCCTAAAGCCAATATGGAAGTTAATGAAGAGAATGTTTTACACGAAGATGAAGAAGGTGGAATAAAGGTGGatgatgatatatatataccacCACCTCTTAAAGTAATTAATGAAGTTGATGTTAATGGTCCTAGATTAATGATCACTAAGATtgttaatgaaaatttcaaaagttaCGGAGGTACACAGGTTATTGGCCCATTTCACAAG TGCTTTTCAGCAATTGTTGGACCAAATGGTAGTGGTAAAAGCAATGTTATAGATTCAATGTTATTTGTATTTGGGTATAGAGCATCTAAGATTAGATCAAAAAAGATATCAGTTTTAATACATAACTCGAATGAATATCAGGATGTTAATAGCTGTACAGTATCTGTATATTTccaaaaaataattgataag TTGCAAATGGATTATGATATAGTGCCAAACAGTGAATTTGTTATATCGCGAACAGCATTTAAAGATAATTCATCTTATTatgaactaaataaaaaaaaagtacaaTTCAAAGAGATTGCAAAACTTTTAAGATCTTATGGTGTAGATTTAGATCACAATCGCTTTCTAATTTTACAG ggCGAAGTTGAACAAATAGCAATGATGAAGCCTAAGGcacaaaatgaaaatgatactGGTATGCTTGAGTTTTTGGAAGATATAATTGGAACAGTTCGTTATAAGGAACCATTAGAAAAACTATCAAACAAAATAGAACTTTTATCAGAACATAGGGTGGAGAAATTAAACCGCcttaaaattgttgaaaaagaGAAAGCAGCTCTTGAAGAACCCATGCAAGAAGCTATTCAATATTTGCAATTAGAAAATGCAATTACGAAATTACAGCATCAACTTTATTGTTATCAAAG ATTTGAAACATCAAAAGAAATTATGGAacaggaaaataaaattaatgaaatggaTAAAGATTTATCAGATCTCTTAAacaaaatggaagaaatttatCGTGATAAAGAGCAGAAGAACAAAGTGATTAAGGAAAAAAGTGCAACATGGAACAATTTACAGAAACGCAAGGATGAAATTGCAACAGAATTTgataaaattcgaaaatatGACGAATCACTTCATGCAGAATTAGTGGAAACAAATAAAAGACGAAAAGCTAACATTGCATCTTTAAAAaca GAAAAATCTAAATTAGAAGAACTGTATAGAGTCCCAGAAAAAAGTATAAAAGATATCCAAGAATGTGAGGAACTCGCTGAAAAACACtcgaaaaataaggaaaaagaggaagtaGTATTAGAAAAGTTGATGGCTGAATTAAGTAAGAAGACTAAACCATTGTTGAATGACCGTTCAGAACTTGAGAAAGAGCTAATATCTTTAAGAAAGGATGTTAATCAAGCACAAGCGGCATTTGATATTGCTAAATCTGAGTTAGAACTGTATACTTCTATAGAAttaacagagaaagaaaaattagaaaaattaaaagattcttTAAAATTAACAATAGATAATTTAATGACACGAAAAGAACAACTACACAGCTTAGAAAACAAAATTCCCTCTAGTGAAGGAGAATTAATAAAGGCACAACAAGATTTAAAAGAGATGAAAACAAAGGAAATTGAAATGACTTCAAAGCTGAAAAGAATGAGAATTTCATTTGAAGAACAAAAACTTGCTATGCAAGCAAACAAGTCAAGGAACAAAATTATAGACAGTTTAATGAGGGAAAAAAGGGAAGGTAGAATTCCTGGTGTTTTTGGAAGATTG GGTGATCTTGGTGCTATAGACAGCAAATATGATATTGCAGTTTCAACAGCCTGTGGTCCCCTAGATAACATTGTAGTCGATACTGTAACAACTGCACAAACATGTATAACATTTCTTCGACAAAACGATATTGGACGTGCAACGTTTATACCATTAGAAAAGCAACAGCGTTTGGTATCAAAATGTAAACAAAGAATACAAACTCCTGAGAATGTTCCAAGACTTTTTGATCTTATACAAGTTGAAGACGAAAGAGTATTACCAGCATTTTATTATGGATTACAAGATACGTTAGTGGCAAATGATTTAGATCAAGCAACACGTATTGCATATGGTTATAAACGTTTCAGAGTAGTTACTTTGAAAGGCGAATTAATAGAATTGTCAGGAACAATGAGTGGAGGTGGAAAAACTGCAATGAAAGGGAGAATGGGACAAAAAGTTGTGagaaatgaaatatgtataGCAGATATTGAAACACTAGAGTcagatttgaataaaatttgtgAAGAGTGCAATCAACTTAAAGCTAGATCTCAATCTTTAGAAAATCATATTCATACGTTAAATGTAGGtttaaaggaaatgaaagttaaTAAGGAAAAGTTGTACATCGAAGTGAAGACATTAAGCGAACAAGAACCATCGTTATTGGCACAAATTAAAGTTCAAGAGAAAAGAGCTGTAGAATTAATATCAAACCCACAAAAAGTGCAACAGCTAAAGGAAGTAATGAACTCTGCAAAGGAAACTTTGGAAAATGTGCAAAAGAATTCAAAAACTGTTGAAAATCAGGTAATTcgtattaataaagaaatagatACATTGTCAGGGAGTTCTGTGAAAAGTCAACAAAAGAAGGTAGCTGACCTATCTAAAGCAATTGATACAGCTAAAGCTGAAATATGCAGATTGCAAGTTGCTATTAAAACAGCTGAGAGAAATGTAAAGAAAACCGAGCAACGAATAGAATGCTTAGAAAATGATGTACGTACTTGTGAACAAAGACTCCGTGATATTcagaaagaaaagcaaaaatTAGAAGAGCAaggaaaagaatatttaaaaaagcttGAGGAATTTACAGAAGCTCTTTTAGAAAGAGACGAAGCTATGTCATCTTTTAAAGAAGAATTAGATATTTTGCAGGCTAGAGAGAATAAACTGAAAGCAATTAAAATAGATCTCGATCAGAAATTAAAAGAGCATAGAAATACAATTAAGGGTTTAAATCAAAAAATACCAGATTTTGCAAGAAAAATAGCAAacttaaaacttcaaataataCCTGGTGAAAATGTGGAAGAGTTGAAAGAATTAACAGAAGAGGAACTTAATGAATTGGAAGAAAAAGTTCTTATAGGAAATTTACAAAAAGCTAAGAAAAAGTTACCTATGGAAGTTCCAAATATGCAACTTATAGcagaatataaagaaaaagatgCATTATATTTACAACGTGCTGCTGATTTAGAAAAAATAACTACCGAACGCAATAGAATACGAGATATTTATGAAATAGCAAGGCGTCGAAAAATTCAAGAGTTTCTTGCAGGTTTTACTATCATTACTGATAAATTGAAAGAGATGTATCAAATGATTACATTGGGTGGTGATGCTGAATTAGAATTGGTCGATTCTTTAGATCCCTTTAGCGAAGGAATTGCTTTTAGCGTAAGACCTCCAAAGAAatcttggaaaaatatttgcaatcttAGTGGTGGTGAAAAGACTTTAAGCTCTTTGGCTCTTGTGTTTGCACTACACCACTATAAACCCACTCCTTTATATTTTATGGATGAGATAGATGCCGCCTtagattttaaaaatgtttcaattgttGGAAATTATATTAAGGAAAGGACAaaaaatgcacaatttataattatatctttaaGATCGAATATGTTTGAACTTGCGGATTATCTGGTTGGGATATACAAAACATACAACTGTACGAAGAGTGTTACGGTTGATTTGAAAAAGTATTATGAAAAAAATGGAATTGTCCCACCCACACAAATATCCTCTAAAAGTTTATATTCCACACAAACACAACAATTTGCTATGCAAAGTCAGCACAAAGAAAATTGTACAACACAAAATATGAATACTGTACAAAATACGGAAAAAGTTCGAGAACCGAATGGGAATGCAGTGGA